A genomic region of Gemmata massiliana contains the following coding sequences:
- a CDS encoding ABC transporter ATP-binding protein translates to MPEDVIEIDRLVVRYRGKSALDGLDLRVPRGSVYAFLGDNGAGKTTTMKILTGQVPPDTGRASILGLDCWTKATELRFRVGYMPERPRFYEWMSVADIGWFTASFHRPGFLERYREWAGKLGLDSNKRLKDLSKGGYARVGLALALAPDPEVLLLDEPTSGLDLLTRREFLASLADLAASGRTIFITSHSIAELERACTHVGLLRDGQMILSTTLEEVRKKIRRLSLRFTDAPPDPSGLGTILERYGTGRFWQVLVKDPHPEAVAALRQRADISDFEDVSVSLEEVYAGLMAKSGTPSDNGVIPMVRKVE, encoded by the coding sequence ATGCCCGAAGACGTGATCGAAATCGACCGCCTCGTGGTGCGTTACCGCGGGAAATCGGCCCTGGACGGGCTGGACCTGCGGGTGCCACGCGGCTCCGTTTATGCCTTCCTGGGCGACAACGGCGCGGGCAAAACGACTACGATGAAGATCCTGACGGGGCAGGTGCCGCCCGACACCGGGCGCGCCAGTATCCTCGGACTGGACTGCTGGACGAAGGCCACGGAGTTGCGATTCCGCGTCGGGTACATGCCCGAGCGCCCGCGATTTTATGAGTGGATGAGCGTCGCCGATATCGGCTGGTTCACCGCGTCGTTCCACCGCCCCGGGTTCCTGGAACGCTACCGCGAATGGGCCGGCAAACTGGGGCTCGATTCCAACAAGCGCCTCAAAGATCTCTCGAAGGGCGGGTACGCGCGAGTGGGCTTGGCACTCGCGCTCGCGCCGGACCCGGAAGTGCTCCTGCTCGACGAACCCACCTCCGGCCTGGACCTGCTCACGCGGCGCGAGTTCCTGGCAAGCCTCGCGGACCTCGCAGCGAGCGGGCGCACGATCTTCATCACGAGCCACTCGATCGCCGAACTCGAACGGGCCTGCACCCACGTCGGCCTGCTCCGCGACGGGCAAATGATCCTCTCGACCACGCTGGAAGAGGTGCGGAAGAAGATCCGGCGTCTCAGTTTGCGGTTCACTGACGCCCCGCCTGACCCGTCTGGACTTGGGACGATCCTGGAGCGCTACGGCACCGGGCGCTTCTGGCAGGTGCTCGTGAAAGATCCCCATCCCGAAGCGGTCGCGGCCCTGCGCCAGCGGGCGGACATTTCCGATTTCGAGGACGTGTCGGTGTCGCTCGAAGAGGTGTACGCCGGGCTGATGGCGAAATCGGGCACCCCGAGCGACAATGGTGTGATCCCGATGGTCCGGAAGGTCGAATAG
- a CDS encoding heavy metal translocating P-type ATPase codes for MNPHDHNSEKRPSFSLSLVAESAVDPVCGMTVDPSTAAGSATHAGTTYHFCSRNCLAKFEADPVRYTTSTHAPEAHSCCGGSKTAHQHSPALTDPKGTAKYTCPMHPEVVNDGPGTCPKCGMALEPMIPQAGEEDDSELRDMRRWFVIAGVLTLPVFVLAMLPMVPGVHLPHGLMRAANWIGFVLSTPVVFWAGWPFFVRAVQALRHRSANMFTLIVLGTSAAWVYSAVATLASDVFPTEFTDAHGTIPTYFEAAAVIVTLVLLGQVLELRARRSTGAAIRALLALAPATARRIGPNGAEEDVPLSHVHVGDRLRVRPGEKVPVDGTVAEGSGVVDESMLTGEPIPVPKQPGDTVTGGTVNTTGSFVMTATEVGGGTVLARIVRLVGEAQRSRAPVQKLADRVAAWFVPAVVGCAVVTFAVWALFGPQPALTYALVNAVAVLIIACPCALGLAAPMSVTVGVGRGASAGVLIRSADVLERMEKVDTVVVDKTGTLTEGKPRLVTLLPAREFTEIELLRLAAGLERGSEHPLAAAILKGAQDRVVTPAAVEGFESVAGKGVRGRVADRRVALGNPAMMDAEGIRDLGSFATRAEDLRRDGQTVVFVAVDGQVAGAIGVADPIKATTPDAVKALHAAGVRVVMLTGDNRTTADAVAKKLGIDEVIADVLPEQKVEAVRRLRAEGRVVAMAGDGVNDAPALATADVGIAMGTGTDVAMESAGVTLVKGDLRGIAKARTLSAAMMQNIRQNLMFAFAYNLLGVPVAAGVLYPVFGLLLNPMIAAAAMSLSSVSVIANALRLRAVKL; via the coding sequence ATGAACCCCCACGACCATAACAGCGAGAAACGCCCTTCGTTTTCTTTGTCGCTCGTTGCGGAATCGGCGGTCGATCCCGTGTGCGGAATGACCGTCGACCCCTCCACGGCGGCCGGTTCCGCCACCCACGCGGGCACGACGTACCACTTTTGCAGCCGGAACTGCCTCGCGAAGTTCGAGGCCGATCCCGTCCGGTACACGACTTCCACGCACGCTCCCGAGGCACATTCGTGCTGTGGCGGGTCGAAGACCGCGCATCAACACTCGCCCGCGCTAACGGACCCGAAGGGGACCGCAAAGTACACCTGCCCGATGCACCCCGAGGTGGTGAACGACGGTCCCGGTACCTGCCCCAAGTGCGGGATGGCGCTGGAGCCGATGATCCCGCAAGCGGGCGAAGAGGACGACTCGGAACTGCGCGACATGCGCCGGTGGTTCGTGATCGCGGGCGTGCTCACACTTCCCGTGTTCGTCCTCGCGATGCTCCCGATGGTTCCGGGGGTGCATTTACCGCACGGCCTGATGCGGGCCGCGAACTGGATCGGGTTCGTGCTGTCCACGCCGGTCGTGTTCTGGGCCGGGTGGCCGTTCTTCGTGCGTGCGGTGCAAGCGCTGCGTCACCGGTCCGCGAACATGTTCACGCTCATTGTGCTGGGCACCAGCGCGGCCTGGGTGTACAGCGCCGTTGCGACGCTGGCTTCGGACGTGTTCCCGACCGAATTCACCGACGCTCACGGTACGATCCCGACGTACTTCGAGGCGGCGGCCGTCATTGTGACGCTCGTGTTGCTGGGGCAGGTGCTCGAACTCCGCGCCCGACGCAGCACCGGTGCCGCGATTCGCGCGCTCCTGGCTCTCGCGCCGGCCACCGCTCGGCGCATCGGTCCGAACGGCGCGGAGGAGGACGTTCCGCTCAGCCACGTTCACGTCGGTGATCGGTTGCGCGTGCGCCCCGGTGAAAAGGTTCCCGTGGACGGGACCGTGGCTGAAGGATCGGGCGTGGTGGACGAATCGATGCTTACAGGCGAGCCGATCCCGGTGCCGAAACAGCCCGGCGACACAGTGACCGGCGGCACCGTGAATACCACCGGCTCGTTCGTGATGACTGCGACCGAAGTGGGCGGTGGAACCGTTCTTGCGCGTATCGTTCGCTTGGTGGGGGAAGCACAACGGAGCCGCGCGCCGGTGCAGAAACTCGCCGACCGCGTGGCCGCGTGGTTCGTTCCGGCAGTCGTCGGGTGCGCGGTCGTCACGTTCGCGGTGTGGGCACTGTTCGGTCCGCAACCGGCCCTGACTTACGCCCTCGTGAACGCCGTCGCGGTGCTCATCATCGCGTGCCCGTGCGCACTCGGGCTGGCTGCTCCGATGTCGGTCACGGTCGGTGTCGGGCGCGGGGCTTCGGCCGGCGTGCTGATCCGTTCGGCCGATGTTCTGGAACGCATGGAGAAGGTGGACACGGTGGTCGTGGACAAGACCGGCACTCTCACCGAAGGCAAACCGCGGCTGGTCACGTTGCTCCCCGCGCGCGAGTTCACGGAAATTGAACTTTTGCGGCTCGCGGCCGGGCTGGAACGTGGGAGCGAGCACCCGCTCGCCGCAGCGATCCTGAAGGGCGCACAAGACCGCGTCGTCACGCCGGCCGCAGTCGAGGGTTTTGAGTCGGTGGCCGGGAAGGGCGTGCGGGGTCGCGTTGCCGATCGTCGCGTCGCGCTCGGTAACCCGGCCATGATGGACGCCGAAGGGATTCGCGATCTGGGCAGCTTCGCGACGCGGGCCGAGGATCTGCGCCGCGACGGGCAGACGGTCGTATTCGTCGCGGTGGATGGCCAGGTGGCCGGTGCCATTGGCGTGGCCGATCCCATCAAAGCCACAACGCCTGATGCGGTGAAGGCCCTGCACGCAGCGGGCGTTCGGGTGGTCATGCTAACCGGGGACAACCGCACCACCGCCGACGCGGTCGCGAAGAAGCTCGGGATCGATGAGGTGATTGCCGATGTTCTCCCGGAGCAGAAAGTCGAAGCAGTTCGCCGGCTCCGCGCCGAGGGGCGCGTGGTCGCGATGGCTGGCGACGGAGTGAATGACGCCCCAGCCCTGGCGACCGCGGACGTGGGCATCGCGATGGGCACCGGCACCGATGTGGCAATGGAATCGGCCGGGGTGACGCTGGTGAAAGGCGACCTGCGGGGCATCGCGAAGGCGCGAACCCTGAGTGCGGCCATGATGCAGAACATCCGGCAAAACCTGATGTTCGCGTTCGCTTACAACCTGCTCGGCGTCCCGGTCGCGGCCGGCGTTCTGTACCCGGTCTTCGGACTGCTCCTGAACCCGATGATTGCGGCCGCCGCGATGAGCCTGAGTTCCGTGTCCGTGATCGCGAACGCGCTCCGGTTACGAGCTGTCAAACTGTAG
- a CDS encoding heavy metal-responsive transcriptional regulator, with protein sequence MTLTSGQVAKRAGVGVETLRFYEREGLLPEPTRRASGYRQYPEGTVERVEFIRRAQLLGFQLKDIKELLALRDDPGADRQDVRAKAVAKLADIDQRIRDLEAMREALTQLVATCHGSGPAGGCPIITAIARTRDAASDSV encoded by the coding sequence ATGACACTCACGAGCGGACAGGTAGCGAAGCGGGCTGGGGTCGGAGTAGAGACGCTCCGGTTCTACGAGCGTGAAGGGCTGTTACCCGAACCGACCCGACGCGCGTCTGGGTATCGCCAGTATCCAGAGGGCACCGTCGAGCGGGTCGAGTTCATTCGGCGCGCCCAACTCCTCGGGTTCCAGCTCAAAGACATCAAGGAACTGCTCGCGCTGCGTGACGACCCCGGTGCCGACCGCCAGGACGTGCGGGCGAAGGCGGTGGCGAAGTTGGCGGACATCGATCAGCGAATTCGCGACCTGGAAGCGATGCGCGAGGCGCTCACGCAACTCGTCGCGACTTGCCACGGATCGGGGCCGGCGGGCGGTTGCCCGATCATTACCGCGATCGCCCGAACGCGAGACGCGGCAAGTGATTCCGTGTGA
- the argS gene encoding arginine--tRNA ligase translates to MNLLTQIRSLFEPALAALAPDQAKVPDLLAAIKPASNADHGDYQANCAMALGKALGQKPQDVAKALIAALPANDVLEPPTVAGPGFINLRLKPDFLAKAIAEIATDPKLGVEPTKKPKTFVIDLSGPNVAKPLHVGHLRSTIIGDALVRILRFLGHTVIGDNHLGDWGTQFGILLYGYKHHRDDAAFTADPVRELARLYVHVRGLAAVAEGEDEDGAGDNPIMTACREETSRLHAGDPENVALWETFMPACLEMLRPIYERLNVKIDHALGESFYNPMLACVVDDMLAKKIAFESKGAVVIPNAKGVVPQTEEEQKKEEPPAIIRKRDGAFTYTTTDLATVQYRAETWKPDVMLYVVGAPQALHFKTIFAQARRWGYADVDFQHVQFGSMLGKDRKIFSTRKGGVIELMSLLDDAARLGLQKYEENSAARRAVGHKVFEPTDAEKREIAEVVGTGAVKYADLSQNRTTDYVFDIEKMTGTDGNTAAYMQYAYARCRAIFREGEIDTARFRTHPPAVVISHNAERLLALQLLRFPEVVDSAVADYVPHLLTTYLWDVAKSYSGFYENCPVLKAESPELKDSRLLLVDLVSRVIKQAIDLLGIRVVERM, encoded by the coding sequence ATGAACCTGCTGACGCAAATCCGCTCCCTGTTCGAGCCGGCGCTGGCCGCACTCGCGCCGGACCAAGCGAAGGTACCGGACCTGCTCGCCGCCATCAAGCCGGCCTCGAACGCGGACCACGGCGACTACCAGGCGAACTGCGCGATGGCGCTGGGCAAGGCCCTCGGTCAGAAGCCGCAGGACGTTGCGAAGGCACTCATCGCCGCCCTTCCCGCCAACGACGTGTTGGAACCACCGACGGTCGCGGGGCCGGGGTTCATCAATCTGCGCCTGAAACCGGATTTCCTCGCCAAAGCGATTGCGGAAATCGCCACAGATCCGAAGCTCGGCGTCGAACCCACGAAGAAGCCGAAGACCTTCGTGATCGACCTGAGCGGCCCAAACGTGGCGAAACCGCTCCATGTCGGCCACCTCCGCAGCACGATCATCGGTGATGCGCTCGTGCGCATCCTGCGATTCCTGGGCCACACCGTAATCGGCGACAACCACCTCGGCGATTGGGGTACGCAATTCGGCATCCTGCTGTACGGCTACAAGCACCACCGCGACGACGCGGCGTTCACGGCCGATCCCGTGCGCGAACTGGCGCGCCTATACGTTCACGTTCGCGGGTTGGCGGCAGTTGCGGAGGGCGAAGACGAAGACGGCGCCGGCGACAACCCGATCATGACCGCGTGCCGCGAAGAAACGTCCAGGCTCCACGCCGGCGACCCGGAGAACGTCGCGCTCTGGGAAACGTTCATGCCCGCGTGCCTGGAGATGCTGCGCCCGATCTACGAGCGACTGAACGTTAAGATCGACCACGCGCTCGGCGAGAGCTTCTACAACCCGATGCTCGCGTGCGTGGTGGACGATATGCTCGCGAAAAAGATCGCGTTCGAGAGCAAGGGTGCGGTGGTGATCCCGAACGCGAAGGGCGTCGTCCCGCAAACAGAAGAGGAACAGAAGAAGGAAGAACCGCCCGCGATCATTCGCAAGCGCGACGGAGCGTTCACGTACACCACAACGGACCTCGCCACGGTCCAGTACCGCGCCGAGACGTGGAAGCCCGATGTGATGCTGTACGTGGTGGGCGCTCCTCAAGCGCTCCACTTCAAGACGATCTTCGCCCAGGCCCGCCGCTGGGGGTACGCGGACGTTGATTTCCAGCACGTTCAATTCGGTTCGATGCTGGGCAAGGACCGCAAGATCTTCTCCACCCGTAAGGGCGGGGTGATCGAGTTGATGTCACTACTCGACGACGCGGCTCGACTCGGCCTCCAAAAGTACGAAGAGAACTCGGCCGCGCGCCGCGCTGTCGGGCACAAGGTGTTTGAACCGACCGACGCTGAGAAGCGAGAAATCGCGGAAGTAGTTGGGACCGGGGCCGTGAAATATGCGGACCTGAGCCAGAATCGTACTACGGACTACGTCTTCGATATTGAGAAGATGACGGGCACCGATGGCAACACCGCCGCGTACATGCAGTACGCATACGCCCGCTGCCGTGCGATTTTCCGCGAAGGCGAAATTGATACCGCGCGATTCCGCACGCACCCACCGGCAGTGGTAATTTCTCACAACGCGGAGCGACTGTTAGCGCTGCAATTACTCCGCTTCCCGGAAGTGGTAGATTCCGCAGTCGCGGACTACGTGCCGCACTTACTCACTACGTACCTCTGGGACGTGGCGAAGAGTTACAGCGGTTTCTACGAGAACTGCCCGGTGCTGAAGGCCGAGTCGCCGGAACTGAAGGATAGTCGCCTGCTGCTCGTCGATCTGGTCAGTCGGGTCATCAAACAGGCGATCGATTTACTCGGCATTCGTGTTGTCGAGCGCATGTAA
- a CDS encoding phosphoglycerate dehydrogenase: MSRRVLVAPAPLREIEFTYGPILRGAGYIIEYPPRDNVLTEKQMSVAELLAQLPGCVATLAGSEPYTREVIAKAADAGLKVIARAGVGYDAVDLQAATDHGVAVCYAPGTNQDAVAEHAFMFMLALSRKLREQDIEMRAGLWPRRAVGNLRGKTLGIIGLGRIGKAVAKRAIPFDLNVIATEIEPDHAFAEAHNVKLVPLDELLKQSDIITLHVPKTPLTKNLINRDTLALMKPTAFVLNTSRGGVVHEKDLYDALVANKIAGAGLDVYEVEPPQANPLFGLDNVILTAHTAGVDQQSRQDMARVPAQAIVKLLAGEWPADWIVNPQVKEKFFARSV; encoded by the coding sequence ATGAGTCGCCGCGTCCTCGTCGCTCCCGCTCCGCTCCGCGAGATCGAGTTCACTTACGGTCCCATTCTTCGGGGAGCGGGCTACATTATTGAATATCCGCCTCGCGACAACGTTCTCACCGAAAAACAGATGAGCGTGGCCGAACTTCTGGCCCAGCTCCCGGGGTGCGTCGCGACGCTCGCGGGCAGCGAGCCGTACACGCGGGAGGTCATCGCGAAGGCGGCGGACGCGGGGCTGAAGGTCATCGCCCGCGCCGGGGTGGGGTACGATGCGGTGGACCTGCAGGCCGCGACCGATCACGGCGTCGCGGTGTGCTACGCCCCCGGGACGAACCAGGACGCGGTCGCCGAGCACGCCTTCATGTTCATGCTCGCTCTCTCGCGGAAGCTGCGCGAGCAGGACATCGAGATGCGGGCCGGGCTGTGGCCGCGCCGGGCGGTTGGTAACCTGCGCGGCAAGACGCTCGGGATCATCGGCCTCGGGCGCATCGGGAAGGCCGTGGCGAAACGCGCCATTCCCTTCGACCTGAACGTGATCGCGACCGAAATCGAGCCGGATCATGCTTTTGCGGAAGCCCACAACGTCAAACTGGTGCCGCTCGACGAACTGCTGAAGCAATCGGACATCATCACACTGCACGTGCCGAAAACGCCACTCACGAAGAACCTCATTAACCGGGACACGCTCGCTCTGATGAAGCCGACCGCGTTCGTACTGAACACGTCGCGCGGCGGAGTGGTTCACGAAAAGGACTTGTACGATGCGCTCGTAGCCAACAAAATCGCCGGAGCGGGGTTGGACGTGTACGAGGTTGAGCCGCCTCAAGCGAACCCGCTGTTCGGCCTCGATAACGTGATCCTGACCGCGCACACGGCCGGGGTGGACCAGCAGTCGCGCCAGGACATGGCGCGGGTACCGGCGCAGGCCATCGTCAAATTACTCGCGGGCGAGTGGCCGGCCGACTGGATCGTGAACCCGCAGGTCAAAGAGAAGTTCTTCGCGCGGTCCGTTTAG
- a CDS encoding ABC transporter permease gives MIRAIVWKEFREQWVIGLTLIVLGGGLLVGAAQLGDPPSSGASALDVIRSLGLGRLATLMLVVTSGMVCGGALFAAEREAGTMTFLEVLPAARWALWRTKLVAGFALALVQTCVVLVLATVLGLADFSFAGRLVMYGLLAFVWGALGSTLARTTLGSVGIAIPAATIATFVFLVPICLAFAPRGSNFPRPIGWVVFEVLMLLTPLVVSGWAFTAPDRARAARRGHSVSAARALVWLCVRQLRVVAPVLSAFALAFGFMFLMPEVRAVFVWPPVALIAGVLAGVTAFGDEQAHRIAPFWAEGRLPLGRVWRVKMVLHLLLVLWLLFLVALPSVVRTQFESHARFGHGRGPFAVIFHERLFDELGSQAWKYLLLPAVYGFATGHLCGLLFRKLVVACGVALMVGGCLSALWGPSLLAGGVLHWQVWLPAVALLVTARLILRSWTTDRGIQHGPLVRLVGGISAALLAFAVGIGYRVLEVPDDASGAADIAFVNSLPGFDENVAGREFRAAAERYARTAAAITPEPDRQSGGRARPRIDERLEVVLRQGWPAHDAELDTWLNRVFLDVHLTADESPWPAMAAGAADKPVGVFESPQLVNTAAATATSLENARRMAVTLLARGLQRQVAGDPGEFLPVLRTVMALVRNLRHGSGVLALVVGLEVERMALLAADRWLERFAGPTERLREVIRVLEEGDTGGDLDVEPHYLADRYVLREQMRVPGQWLVPHLVTAGGSDELAAAEADLVSFAWTVPWERERTRRLIGLGFEQGFPGPSLQHALYLVGRPGAGLFLARNRSIGDVVETERYLRVTRRVGSIKFACRAHLMDRKATPATLVELVAGGYLRAAPLDPYSDGRPLGYRISPGEELRSSTQLRGGPADDTMIRTVSAGQILVWSVGADRTDQGGHVAPGGVRAEDIVFLVPMRPIEFK, from the coding sequence ATGATCCGCGCCATCGTGTGGAAGGAGTTCCGCGAGCAGTGGGTGATCGGCCTCACGCTGATCGTGTTGGGTGGTGGGCTGCTCGTCGGGGCCGCACAGTTGGGTGATCCGCCGTCGTCGGGGGCGTCCGCGCTCGACGTGATTCGGTCGCTCGGTCTAGGTCGGTTGGCCACACTCATGCTCGTGGTGACGTCGGGGATGGTTTGCGGCGGTGCGCTGTTCGCGGCCGAGCGCGAGGCGGGGACGATGACGTTCCTGGAGGTGCTCCCGGCCGCGCGGTGGGCGCTGTGGCGGACGAAACTCGTGGCCGGGTTCGCCCTGGCGCTGGTTCAGACCTGCGTGGTTCTGGTCCTCGCAACAGTGCTGGGGTTAGCCGATTTTTCGTTCGCCGGGCGGCTCGTGATGTACGGGCTGCTGGCGTTCGTGTGGGGGGCGCTCGGGTCCACGCTGGCGCGGACCACGCTCGGTTCGGTCGGAATCGCGATCCCGGCCGCGACGATCGCGACGTTCGTGTTCCTCGTGCCGATCTGCCTCGCGTTCGCGCCGCGGGGATCGAACTTCCCGCGGCCGATCGGCTGGGTGGTGTTCGAGGTGCTCATGCTGCTGACGCCGCTAGTGGTGTCGGGCTGGGCGTTCACCGCGCCCGACCGCGCCCGGGCGGCGCGGCGCGGGCACTCCGTCTCGGCCGCCCGCGCGCTCGTGTGGCTGTGCGTGCGGCAGCTCCGGGTGGTCGCCCCGGTTCTGTCGGCGTTCGCGCTCGCGTTCGGGTTCATGTTCCTGATGCCCGAAGTTCGGGCCGTGTTCGTTTGGCCGCCCGTGGCACTCATCGCCGGGGTGCTGGCCGGGGTGACCGCGTTCGGTGACGAGCAGGCGCACCGGATCGCCCCGTTCTGGGCCGAGGGGCGGCTCCCGCTCGGGCGCGTGTGGCGCGTGAAGATGGTGCTGCACCTGCTCCTGGTCCTCTGGTTGCTGTTCCTGGTGGCCCTCCCGTCCGTGGTTCGCACGCAGTTTGAATCGCACGCGCGGTTCGGCCACGGGCGCGGGCCGTTCGCCGTCATCTTCCACGAACGTCTGTTCGACGAACTCGGATCGCAGGCGTGGAAGTACCTCCTGCTCCCGGCCGTGTACGGGTTCGCGACCGGGCACTTGTGCGGGCTGTTGTTCCGCAAACTGGTCGTCGCGTGCGGGGTCGCGCTGATGGTCGGCGGGTGCCTGTCGGCCCTGTGGGGGCCGTCGCTGCTGGCGGGCGGTGTGCTGCACTGGCAGGTGTGGCTGCCGGCGGTCGCGCTTCTCGTTACCGCGCGACTGATTCTCCGGTCCTGGACGACGGACCGGGGCATCCAGCACGGGCCGCTGGTGCGCTTGGTGGGCGGGATCAGCGCGGCGCTGCTCGCGTTCGCGGTCGGTATCGGGTACCGAGTGTTGGAAGTCCCGGACGACGCGAGCGGGGCCGCCGACATCGCGTTCGTGAATTCGCTCCCGGGGTTCGATGAGAACGTCGCGGGCCGCGAGTTCCGTGCCGCGGCCGAACGGTACGCGCGCACGGCCGCGGCCATTACACCGGAGCCGGATCGCCAGTCCGGGGGGCGCGCGCGCCCGCGAATCGACGAGCGGTTGGAGGTCGTGCTGCGCCAGGGGTGGCCGGCACACGACGCGGAACTGGACACGTGGTTGAATCGCGTGTTTCTGGACGTGCATTTGACCGCGGACGAGTCGCCCTGGCCCGCGATGGCCGCGGGCGCGGCGGACAAGCCGGTCGGCGTGTTCGAGTCGCCCCAACTGGTCAACACCGCGGCGGCGACCGCGACGAGTTTGGAGAACGCGCGCCGCATGGCCGTAACGCTGCTGGCCCGGGGGCTCCAGCGCCAGGTGGCCGGGGACCCCGGCGAGTTCCTGCCCGTGTTGCGCACCGTTATGGCGCTGGTCCGGAACCTGCGCCACGGGTCCGGGGTGCTGGCGCTCGTGGTCGGGCTGGAGGTCGAGCGCATGGCCCTCCTCGCCGCGGACCGGTGGCTGGAGCGGTTCGCCGGACCCACCGAGCGGCTCCGGGAGGTGATCCGGGTGTTAGAAGAGGGCGACACGGGCGGCGACCTGGACGTGGAGCCGCATTACCTCGCCGACCGGTACGTGCTCCGCGAACAAATGCGGGTACCGGGCCAGTGGCTCGTGCCCCATCTGGTCACGGCGGGCGGGAGCGACGAACTGGCCGCGGCGGAAGCGGACCTGGTTTCCTTCGCGTGGACCGTACCGTGGGAGCGCGAGCGCACGCGCCGGTTGATCGGCCTGGGGTTCGAGCAGGGGTTCCCGGGGCCATCTTTGCAACACGCACTGTATTTAGTGGGGCGCCCGGGGGCCGGGCTGTTCCTCGCCCGGAACCGGTCGATCGGGGACGTGGTCGAGACCGAGCGCTACCTCCGGGTGACGCGCCGGGTGGGGTCCATCAAGTTCGCGTGCCGCGCGCACCTGATGGACCGAAAGGCTACGCCCGCGACGCTCGTGGAACTCGTTGCCGGGGGCTACCTCCGTGCGGCCCCCCTCGACCCCTACTCCGACGGGCGCCCGCTCGGGTACCGAATTTCCCCCGGAGAAGAACTCCGTTCGTCGACCCAACTCCGCGGCGGACCGGCCGACGACACGATGATTCGCACCGTGAGCGCCGGTCAGATCCTGGTGTGGAGCGTCGGGGCCGACCGGACCGACCAGGGCGGCCACGTCGCGCCCGGCGGCGTGCGCGCGGAAGACATCGTGTTCCTCGTGCCCATGCGCCCGATCGAGTTCAAGTGA
- the rsfS gene encoding ribosome silencing factor — protein MNTATLNTVSTVPAPHSARPISSALHRACLAARTIADNKGRDILVLDLRPCTPLFDYFIIATGASRRQIHTLAEETDAALRAEGDTRLGIEGYEASKWIVQDYGDIVIHVFDPDTRDYYKLEELWADAIKVDWEHED, from the coding sequence TTGAACACCGCTACGTTGAACACGGTGAGCACGGTGCCCGCCCCACACTCCGCCCGCCCCATTAGCAGCGCCCTTCACCGGGCCTGCCTCGCGGCGAGAACTATCGCCGACAATAAGGGGCGCGACATTTTGGTGCTGGATCTTCGTCCCTGCACCCCCCTGTTCGATTACTTCATCATCGCCACCGGCGCCAGCCGCCGCCAGATTCACACCCTGGCCGAGGAAACGGACGCCGCCCTCCGCGCCGAAGGCGACACGCGCCTTGGTATCGAAGGGTACGAGGCGAGTAAATGGATCGTTCAGGACTACGGCGACATCGTGATTCACGTGTTCGACCCCGACACCCGCGACTACTACAAGCTCGAAGAGCTGTGGGCCGACGCGATCAAGGTGGACTGGGAGCACGAAGACTAA
- the obgE gene encoding GTPase ObgE, which yields MFVDRVELFVKGGDGGRGAASFRREKFIPLGGPDGGDGGNGGSVVVRADPNADNLAGLTMKKHWRAKSGEAGSGAKCAGKNAEGIVLLVPPGTIVRDRERGNVLKDLVQPGDEVIVAKGGRGGRGNVHFKSSTNRAPREYEPGEEGEERWVSLELKVIADAGLVGFPNAGKSTLLSRVSRATPEIASYPFTTKSPNLGIVTIGDNGFVLADLPGLIEGAAQGVGLGHEFLRHVERTRVLIHLVEPFPTDGSDPVKNYHLIRKELREYAVPLDGKPEVVCVSKAELTGANEVRDQLAADLGLEVLLISAVTGEGLQLVVGRVAQMLDTIKREEAEAAARKKPLEFATEGAIRTTDFQTTSVTSITPPSDEANP from the coding sequence ATGTTCGTCGATCGCGTTGAGCTGTTCGTGAAGGGCGGGGACGGGGGCCGCGGGGCCGCGTCGTTCCGCCGGGAGAAGTTCATCCCGTTGGGCGGGCCGGACGGCGGCGACGGGGGCAACGGCGGGTCGGTCGTCGTCCGCGCCGACCCGAACGCGGACAACCTCGCCGGCCTCACGATGAAGAAGCACTGGAGGGCCAAGAGCGGCGAAGCCGGCTCCGGGGCGAAGTGCGCCGGCAAGAACGCCGAGGGCATTGTGCTGCTCGTGCCACCGGGGACCATTGTCCGCGACCGCGAGCGCGGCAACGTGCTCAAAGACCTGGTGCAACCCGGCGACGAGGTGATCGTCGCCAAGGGCGGGCGCGGCGGGCGCGGGAACGTCCACTTCAAGAGCTCGACCAACCGCGCGCCGCGCGAGTACGAGCCGGGCGAAGAGGGCGAGGAACGCTGGGTCTCGCTCGAACTGAAGGTGATCGCGGACGCGGGCCTCGTCGGGTTCCCGAACGCGGGCAAGTCCACGCTGCTCTCGCGCGTGTCGCGTGCGACGCCGGAGATCGCGTCGTACCCGTTCACGACGAAGTCCCCGAACCTCGGCATCGTCACTATCGGCGACAACGGGTTCGTTCTCGCCGACCTGCCGGGGCTGATCGAGGGCGCGGCCCAGGGCGTGGGGCTGGGCCACGAGTTCCTGCGGCACGTCGAGCGCACGCGGGTGCTGATCCACCTCGTCGAACCGTTCCCGACGGACGGCTCCGACCCCGTCAAGAACTACCACCTTATTCGCAAGGAGCTGCGAGAGTACGCCGTGCCGCTCGACGGCAAACCGGAAGTGGTGTGCGTGAGTAAGGCCGAGCTGACCGGCGCGAACGAAGTGCGCGACCAACTCGCCGCGGACCTCGGGCTCGAAGTGCTGCTCATCTCGGCCGTGACCGGCGAGGGGCTTCAGCTCGTGGTGGGTCGCGTGGCGCAGATGCTCGACACCATCAAGCGCGAAGAGGCCGAAGCCGCCGCGCGCAAGAAGCCGCTCGAGTTCGCGACCGAAGGCGCGATCCGCACCACCGACTTCCAAACCACTTCGGTCACGAGCATCACCCCGCCGAGCGACGAGGCCAACCCGTGA